One window of Kiritimatiellia bacterium genomic DNA carries:
- the metG gene encoding methionine--tRNA ligase, which produces MNRTKFYVTTPIYYVNDEPHIGHAYTTILADVLAQYHRLLKVPTHFLTGSDEHGQKVQKAAQAAGITPQEQADRTVVRFQLLWKKLHITNDDFIRTTEERHKKVVQQILQNLYDRGEIYRAEYDGWYCVPCERFFTEKDLADGKCPECGRPVEKLTEANYFFRMGKYQEWLVRYIEENPKFIQPDSRRNETLGFLRKPLNDLCISRPKSRMGWGIDLPFDSEYVTYVWFDALVNYISAVGYRADDEAFRKWWPASYHLVGKDILTTHTVYWPTMLKAMDLPMPETVFAHGWWLSGEDKMSKSLGNVVKPMDMIERVGVDAFRYFLIAEMVLGQDASFTEDSFTRRYNADLANDLGNLLNRVLAMIGKYCEGKMPEPSAAALEEPDAKALWEKVQASVKGMEAALEQMKLNEGVGQVIAAVREVNRYLELRQPWTLAKAEDPVPLRNCLYTASEALRVLGGLLYPVMPGKMAELRKALGMARPKPDIRRFGTWGVLKPGVPVRAPGALFPRLVDEKEKVAEQQIELIPAAPAAPEAPKVAAPPSAAEKPSAVEGLIEYEDFAKIQLRTAKILQAFKIQGATKLLRLEVLMGEERRQIVAGIALHYDPEKLIGKTIVMVANLKPAVIRGIESQGMLLAATRGERMRLVTVDGDQASGAVVK; this is translated from the coding sequence ATGAACAGAACGAAATTTTACGTCACGACGCCGATTTATTACGTCAACGACGAGCCGCACATCGGCCACGCGTACACCACGATCCTGGCCGATGTGCTCGCGCAGTACCACCGGCTGCTCAAGGTGCCGACGCATTTCCTGACCGGCTCGGACGAGCACGGCCAGAAGGTCCAGAAGGCCGCGCAGGCCGCCGGCATCACACCGCAGGAGCAGGCCGACCGGACCGTGGTCCGCTTCCAGCTCCTGTGGAAGAAGCTCCATATCACGAACGACGACTTCATCCGCACCACGGAGGAGCGCCACAAGAAAGTCGTGCAGCAGATCCTGCAGAACCTCTACGACCGCGGCGAGATCTACCGCGCCGAGTACGACGGCTGGTACTGCGTGCCCTGCGAGCGGTTCTTCACCGAGAAGGACCTGGCGGACGGCAAGTGCCCCGAATGCGGCAGGCCGGTCGAGAAACTCACCGAGGCGAACTATTTCTTCCGTATGGGCAAGTACCAGGAATGGCTCGTCCGCTACATCGAGGAGAACCCGAAGTTCATCCAGCCGGACTCCCGGCGCAACGAGACGCTCGGGTTTCTGCGCAAGCCGCTCAACGACCTGTGCATCTCCCGGCCGAAGAGCCGGATGGGGTGGGGCATCGACCTGCCGTTCGATTCCGAGTACGTGACCTACGTCTGGTTCGACGCGCTGGTCAACTACATCAGCGCCGTGGGCTACCGGGCGGACGACGAGGCCTTCCGGAAGTGGTGGCCCGCGAGCTACCACCTGGTCGGCAAGGACATCCTCACGACGCACACCGTGTACTGGCCGACAATGCTCAAGGCCATGGACCTGCCGATGCCCGAGACCGTGTTCGCGCACGGCTGGTGGCTCTCCGGCGAGGACAAGATGAGCAAGTCGCTGGGCAATGTCGTCAAGCCGATGGACATGATCGAGCGGGTGGGCGTGGACGCGTTCCGCTATTTCTTGATCGCGGAGATGGTGCTCGGGCAGGACGCGTCGTTCACGGAGGACTCGTTCACGCGCCGGTACAACGCCGATCTCGCGAACGACCTCGGCAATCTCCTGAACCGCGTGCTCGCGATGATCGGCAAGTATTGCGAGGGCAAAATGCCCGAGCCGTCCGCGGCGGCGCTGGAGGAGCCCGATGCCAAGGCGCTCTGGGAGAAGGTGCAGGCCTCCGTGAAGGGCATGGAGGCCGCGCTCGAGCAGATGAAGCTCAACGAGGGCGTCGGCCAGGTGATCGCCGCCGTGCGCGAAGTCAACCGCTACCTCGAGCTGCGCCAGCCTTGGACGCTGGCCAAGGCGGAGGATCCGGTGCCGCTGCGGAACTGCCTGTATACCGCGTCCGAGGCCCTGCGGGTGCTCGGCGGGCTGCTCTATCCCGTCATGCCCGGGAAAATGGCCGAGTTGAGGAAAGCCCTGGGCATGGCTCGCCCCAAGCCGGACATCCGCCGTTTCGGGACGTGGGGCGTTTTGAAACCGGGCGTGCCCGTGCGCGCGCCGGGAGCGCTGTTCCCGCGTCTGGTCGATGAAAAAGAGAAGGTCGCGGAGCAGCAGATCGAACTGATTCCCGCCGCGCCGGCGGCGCCCGAGGCGCCGAAAGTCGCCGCGCCGCCGTCCGCCGCGGAGAAGCCGTCGGCGGTCGAGGGGCTGATCGAGTACGAGGACTTCGCGAAGATCCAGCTCCGCACGGCGAAGATTCTCCAGGCCTTCAAGATCCAGGGCGCGACGAAGCTGCTGCGGCTCGAGGTGCTGATGGGCGAGGAGCGGCGGCAGATCGTCGCCGGCATCGCGCTGCACTACGATCCGGAGAAGCTGATCGGCAAGACCATCGTCATGGTGGCCAACCTGAAGCCCGCCGTCATCCGCGGCATCGAGTCGCAGGGCATGCTGCTCGCCGCGACCAGGGGCGAGCGGATGCGCCTCGTCACCGTGGACGGCGACCAGGCCAGCGGCGCCGTGGTGAAGTAG
- a CDS encoding UDP-N-acetylmuramate--alanine ligase has protein sequence MSEHYHMVGVAGVGMSALAQALLARGCRVSGSDRFLDQGRPTDTLEVLRAAGVELTPQDGSGVRADTAGVIVSTAIEPDNPDLEAARAKGRPVLHRAEMLARLVRGRRLLAVAGTSGKTTVTGLLGWLLDWCGRRPTVVNGGAVLNWKGPGALGNFRNGRDDLWVIEADESDRSFLQFEPEWAIVTNISRDHFELRETEDLFREFARRAREGVVCGRGVAGRLRRGPGDAFPAMLFEEQLEPAADGFVREGVHFRVPLPGRHNIENAWLAVLLARHLGVHAVPLRDALLAFRGIERRLERVGEAGGVAVVDDYAHNPAKISAAWTTMAGGGGRVLGVWRPHGFGPLAAMMPELEAAWLRVMRPADRLFLLPVFYAGGTARAAADSGDLARRLQEGGRAATAVASYEDLEQELRAAARPGDTILVMGARDPELPRFARRMVEGLKTATPRDGGAAPGSGCG, from the coding sequence ATGTCCGAACATTACCATATGGTCGGCGTCGCCGGCGTCGGCATGAGCGCGCTGGCGCAGGCCCTGCTGGCGCGCGGATGCCGCGTGTCGGGTTCCGACCGGTTCCTGGACCAGGGCCGGCCGACGGACACGCTGGAAGTCCTGCGGGCCGCCGGCGTGGAACTGACGCCGCAGGATGGTTCGGGCGTGCGCGCGGACACCGCCGGCGTGATCGTCAGCACGGCCATCGAACCGGACAACCCGGACCTGGAGGCGGCCCGCGCGAAGGGCCGGCCGGTCCTGCACCGGGCCGAGATGCTGGCGCGCCTGGTGCGCGGCCGGCGCCTGCTGGCCGTGGCCGGCACGTCCGGAAAGACCACGGTGACCGGCCTCCTGGGCTGGCTGCTGGATTGGTGCGGCCGGCGGCCGACCGTCGTCAACGGCGGCGCGGTGCTGAATTGGAAGGGGCCCGGAGCCCTCGGCAATTTCCGGAACGGGCGCGATGACCTCTGGGTGATCGAGGCGGACGAAAGCGACCGGTCGTTCCTGCAATTCGAGCCGGAGTGGGCGATCGTCACCAACATCTCGCGCGACCATTTTGAGCTCCGGGAGACCGAGGACCTGTTCCGCGAGTTCGCGCGCCGGGCGCGGGAGGGGGTCGTCTGCGGCCGCGGCGTCGCCGGCCGGCTGCGCCGCGGCCCCGGGGATGCGTTCCCCGCGATGCTCTTCGAAGAGCAACTCGAACCGGCCGCGGACGGGTTCGTGCGGGAGGGGGTCCATTTCCGCGTGCCGCTGCCCGGCCGGCACAATATCGAGAATGCCTGGCTGGCCGTGCTTCTCGCCCGGCATCTCGGCGTTCACGCCGTCCCCCTGCGCGATGCTCTCCTCGCGTTCCGCGGCATCGAGCGCCGACTGGAGCGGGTGGGGGAGGCGGGCGGGGTCGCGGTGGTGGACGACTACGCCCACAACCCGGCCAAGATTTCCGCGGCCTGGACCACGATGGCGGGAGGGGGCGGCCGGGTCCTCGGCGTGTGGCGGCCGCACGGTTTCGGCCCGCTCGCGGCGATGATGCCGGAGCTGGAGGCGGCGTGGCTCCGCGTGATGCGCCCCGCGGACCGCCTATTCCTCCTGCCCGTTTTCTACGCGGGCGGAACGGCCCGCGCGGCGGCGGACTCCGGGGATCTTGCCCGGCGCCTGCAGGAGGGCGGCCGGGCGGCCACCGCCGTGGCCTCATACGAGGATCTCGAGCAGGAACTCCGGGCGGCCGCGCGGCCGGGGGACACGATTCTCGTCATGGGCGCGCGCGACCCGGAATTGCCGCGCTTCGCGCGGCGGATGGTCGAGGGCCTCAAGACCGCGACGCCTCGGGACGGCGGCGCAGCGCCAGGTTCAGGATGTGGTTGA